In one Chlamydia sp. BM-2023 genomic region, the following are encoded:
- a CDS encoding ribonuclease R family protein: protein MKRTKKRKYKVFRKSSKQILIPGILFVHAKKGFGFVSPDHPEEYPFDIFIPARDLKGALDGDHVVVSLFPHSKEGEKRKGVIHQVVSRGKTVLVGTITSLIDAELALVCVNALGPDVPVKAQLMPKRSYKIGDRLLLSTPEWKEKPASKEPPPLEMIEFIGNISNAKSDFPCIKAEYAIEEDFPEAVVEETTHFSQKHISQALRSRKDLRDLLCFTIDSVTAKDFDDAVSLTYDNNDNYILGVHIADVSHYVTPHSALDQEASKRCNSIYFPGKVVPMLPSALSDNLCSLKPNVDRLAVSVFMTFTKSGHLSDYEVFRSVIRSKYRMTYDEVDDIIEKKQAHPISKTLHEMTELSKKFADLREQRGCIRLVLPSFTMSLDNLQEPVALIETRQTLSHKLIEEFMLKANEVIAYHISHQGVTLPFRIHESPNDENLLSFQEMAKAMGFDIVMTPTQEPDYQYLLQESSAGHPLESILHSQFVRSMKTASYSTENKGHYGLKLDFYTHFTSPIRRYIDLVVHRLLFHPMSIEETRLEHIVRACSTQERIAAKAEFAFETIKKTRFLNKFLKEQPDTTYKAFIITTNPEGISFTVPEFCQEGFISAAQLPKEYAIKKKTSPEELPSKIRPGAKIDVRLSEVDLLTQTINWALATKTKQTQPTTEKKHRSRRKRTTE, encoded by the coding sequence ATTCCAGGAATTCTGTTTGTTCACGCAAAAAAAGGCTTCGGATTTGTTTCCCCAGATCACCCAGAAGAATACCCTTTTGATATCTTTATTCCCGCGAGAGATCTTAAAGGAGCGCTGGATGGAGATCACGTTGTTGTCTCCCTTTTCCCCCACTCCAAAGAAGGAGAAAAAAGAAAAGGAGTTATTCATCAGGTAGTATCAAGAGGAAAAACCGTTCTTGTAGGAACAATCACCTCATTAATTGACGCCGAGCTTGCTCTTGTTTGTGTAAATGCCCTAGGTCCCGATGTTCCAGTAAAAGCTCAACTTATGCCTAAGCGCTCCTATAAAATCGGAGATCGCCTACTGCTCAGCACACCAGAATGGAAAGAAAAACCCGCATCAAAAGAACCCCCTCCATTAGAAATGATCGAATTTATCGGGAATATTTCTAATGCTAAATCCGATTTCCCCTGTATAAAAGCTGAATACGCTATCGAAGAAGATTTCCCAGAAGCCGTAGTTGAAGAAACTACCCACTTCTCACAAAAACATATTAGCCAAGCCTTAAGATCACGAAAAGATCTTCGCGATCTCCTATGCTTTACTATCGATTCGGTAACAGCTAAAGATTTCGATGATGCCGTATCCCTTACCTATGATAATAATGATAACTACATTCTCGGAGTACACATCGCAGATGTGTCCCACTACGTCACACCTCACTCTGCTCTAGATCAGGAAGCAAGTAAAAGATGCAACTCTATCTACTTCCCAGGGAAAGTTGTACCTATGCTACCTTCAGCACTTTCTGACAACCTCTGCAGCTTAAAACCTAACGTAGATAGACTCGCAGTTTCAGTATTTATGACATTTACAAAATCAGGACACCTTTCTGATTACGAAGTATTTCGTAGTGTCATACGTAGTAAATATCGTATGACCTACGATGAAGTCGACGACATCATAGAGAAAAAACAAGCGCATCCCATATCAAAAACACTCCATGAGATGACAGAACTAAGTAAAAAATTCGCAGATCTCAGAGAACAACGTGGGTGCATACGTCTAGTTCTTCCATCTTTTACTATGTCTCTAGATAACCTCCAAGAACCCGTCGCACTTATAGAAACCAGACAAACTCTTTCTCATAAACTCATCGAAGAGTTCATGCTGAAAGCTAACGAAGTTATTGCCTACCATATCTCTCATCAGGGGGTAACTCTACCGTTCAGAATCCACGAATCTCCTAACGACGAGAACCTACTCTCCTTCCAAGAAATGGCAAAAGCTATGGGGTTTGATATTGTCATGACCCCAACGCAAGAACCCGATTACCAATATCTCCTACAGGAAAGCTCAGCAGGACATCCACTAGAGTCAATACTCCATTCTCAATTTGTCCGTAGTATGAAAACAGCTTCCTACTCTACGGAAAATAAAGGTCATTACGGATTAAAACTCGACTTCTATACACACTTTACAAGTCCGATTCGTAGATACATCGACCTTGTTGTTCACAGGCTACTCTTCCACCCCATGTCCATAGAAGAAACACGCTTGGAACATATTGTAAGAGCATGCTCAACTCAAGAACGTATAGCAGCAAAAGCAGAATTCGCCTTCGAAACAATAAAAAAAACCAGATTCTTAAATAAGTTTCTCAAAGAACAACCAGACACAACATACAAGGCCTTCATCATTACAACAAACCCCGAGGGAATCTCATTCACAGTTCCCGAGTTTTGTCAGGAAGGGTTCATCTCTGCAGCGCAACTACCCAAAGAATACGCTATAAAAAAGAAAACATCCCCTGAAGAGCTGCCAAGCAAAATCCGCCCAGGAGCAAAAATAGATGTTAGGCTCTCAGAAGTAGATCTTCTGACACAAACCATCAACTGGGCCTTGGCAACAAAAACTAAACAAACACAACCCACAACAGAAAAAAAACATAGAAGCAGAAGAAAAAGGACAACAGAATAA